The following coding sequences are from one Pseudonocardia sp. HH130630-07 window:
- a CDS encoding ABC transporter permease yields MKRHLARCLAFARMEFKVSLAYRSAYLSMFVMMLLQIYLQRVVWTALYGGREEVGGVGVETMTAYATLATVQYTLFSPWQPSPIEQRVRDGKVAVDLLRPVGFPSQMLAGQLGWASASIPALLIALPFALLIGTAKAPASVVAALAYPVALGGALVVSQLLFLLLGLVAFWTLEISGMRMVYRFVAQFFSGALVPLWFMPGPVGAVAQALPFQATSYIPAAVYLGRIEGAEVGRALGVQLFWAAALSVTAAGVWSRARRRVLVQGG; encoded by the coding sequence ATGAAGCGGCACCTTGCGCGGTGTCTCGCCTTCGCCCGCATGGAGTTCAAGGTCTCGCTCGCGTACCGCTCGGCGTACCTGTCGATGTTTGTGATGATGTTGCTGCAGATCTATCTGCAGCGGGTCGTGTGGACAGCCCTCTACGGCGGCCGTGAGGAGGTCGGCGGCGTCGGGGTCGAGACGATGACGGCGTACGCGACGCTGGCGACAGTCCAGTACACACTGTTCAGCCCGTGGCAGCCGTCGCCGATCGAGCAGCGCGTGCGGGACGGTAAGGTCGCGGTGGATCTACTGCGACCGGTCGGGTTCCCGTCTCAGATGCTGGCTGGCCAGCTTGGCTGGGCATCGGCCTCGATCCCAGCACTGCTGATCGCGCTGCCGTTCGCCTTACTGATCGGGACTGCCAAAGCCCCGGCCTCGGTCGTCGCCGCGCTTGCGTACCCGGTGGCGCTGGGGGGGGCGCTGGTGGTGAGCCAGTTGCTGTTTCTGCTGCTGGGGCTGGTCGCTTTCTGGACGTTGGAGATCAGTGGCATGCGCATGGTCTATCGCTTCGTCGCCCAGTTCTTCTCGGGTGCTCTGGTGCCGCTGTGGTTCATGCCGGGCCCGGTCGGAGCCGTGGCGCAGGCCTTGCCCTTCCAGGCCACCAGCTATATCCCCGCGGCTGTCTACCTGGGCCGGATCGAGGGAGCCGAAGTCGGCAGGGCTCTCGGGGTTCAGTTGTTCTGGGCCGCAGCGCTGAGCGTAACCGCGGCGGGCGTCTGGTCTCGAGCGCGGCGTCGTGTGCTGGTGCAGGGCGGCTGA
- a CDS encoding ABC transporter permease has protein sequence MHWFRSYRLLVAAAFRAEFQYRGNILISILGGLCYQGVGLAFLWAVLERFGTIGGWGLDELAFLYGMRLVAHSLWATPGNQLVYVDEVIVGGEYDRYLVRPAPPLVQLLARRLRLTAFGDLIGGVTLLSLASARAPVDWSPAAVGYLVLAVIGGALVEGALQLAACALAFRMKKTMSIRLTIDSIFNDFGNYPLKVFGAVAGFGLTFIFPLAFVAYLPTTMLLNRAQELAVPIWLGWGAPAMGVLLMYAAYRFWVRQSQFYESSGH, from the coding sequence ATGCATTGGTTTCGCAGCTATCGGCTGCTCGTCGCCGCGGCCTTCAGGGCCGAATTCCAGTACCGAGGCAACATCTTGATCAGTATTCTGGGCGGATTATGCTACCAGGGCGTCGGGCTCGCCTTCCTCTGGGCCGTCCTGGAACGCTTCGGGACGATCGGCGGCTGGGGGCTCGACGAGCTCGCCTTCCTCTACGGCATGCGCCTCGTGGCCCACTCGCTGTGGGCCACTCCGGGAAACCAGCTCGTCTACGTCGACGAGGTGATCGTCGGGGGCGAGTACGACCGCTATCTGGTGCGGCCGGCCCCGCCGCTTGTGCAACTGCTGGCCCGCCGGCTGCGACTAACCGCGTTCGGAGACCTCATCGGGGGCGTGACCCTGCTGTCCCTTGCGTCGGCGCGGGCTCCGGTCGACTGGTCGCCGGCGGCCGTCGGTTATCTGGTACTCGCAGTTATCGGGGGGGCACTGGTGGAGGGGGCGCTGCAGTTAGCTGCATGCGCGCTGGCGTTCAGGATGAAGAAGACCATGTCGATCAGGCTCACCATCGACTCGATCTTCAACGACTTCGGGAACTATCCCCTGAAGGTCTTCGGGGCGGTCGCCGGCTTCGGACTGACCTTCATCTTCCCGCTCGCCTTCGTCGCCTACCTGCCGACGACGATGCTGCTCAACCGGGCGCAGGAGCTCGCGGTTCCTATATGGCTCGGCTGGGGCGCGCCAGCTATGGGCGTGCTGCTGATGTATGCGGCGTATAGGTTCTGGGTCCGGCAGTCCCAGT